The proteins below are encoded in one region of Purpureocillium takamizusanense chromosome 11, complete sequence:
- a CDS encoding uncharacterized protein (TransMembrane:10 (i67-85o105-125i137-154o160-182i203-219o225-243i279-295o315-337i346-363o442-464i)~COG:E~COG:G~COG:P~EggNog:ENOG503NXDP), with protein sequence MSMQVEPADDLAQGIIGTAKQSLRDLFIWKKRVVVSNEYGETRCEWHEADCFVNPIRLFAELSARDWLFFLVGFCSWTADAFDFHALSIQTVKLSKYYDRSKTDISTAITLTLLLRSAGAAIFGLAGDRWGRKWPMVYNMIILGLLQIATIYSSTFTQFLAVRSLFGIFMGGIYGNAIAMALEHCPANARGLMSGILQQGYSFGYVLAACANLGVGGGVESWKTIFWIGAGISITVGLLRIPFPESKQFIEAKRTGKRVTSPGAFWHETKKMLGQEWKMCLYCITLMTWFNYYSHTSQDSYTTFMLTQKELDNTGASQASILMKAGACIGGCVIGYLSQFVGRRRAIIISALASIILIPAWILPEGQRALSATGFFMQFFVQGAWGVVPIHLNELSPTAYRSTFPGVTYQLGNMISSPSAQIVNAIAEKTFVTIKNGDRVEAYGPTMGIATAIIALGIIVSTMLGPERRGRDFEQKVAGMDSDSKVLDEEGMNEKRGACVELDERK encoded by the exons ATGTCGATGCAAGTTGAGCCGGCTGACGACCTCGCCCAGGGCATCATAGGGACAGCCAAGCAGTCTCTACGCGACCTCTTCATCTGGAAGAAACGTGTCGTCGTATCTAATGAATATGGCGAGACGCGCTGTGAGTGGCACGAGGCCGACTGCTTCGTCAATCCGATTCGCCTCTTCGCAGAGCTATCAGCCCGCGATTGGCTCTTTTTCCTCGTCGGATTCTGCTCCTGGACAGCCGATGCGTTCGACTTTCACGCCCTCTCTATCCAAACCGTTAAGCTATCTAAGTACTATGACCGCTCCAAGACGGATATTAGTACCGCCATCACTCTAACGCTATTGCTCCGCTCCGCTGGTGCAGCTATATTCGGTCTCGCTGGCGATAGGTGGGGGCGTAAATGGCCTATGGTCTATAATATGATTATTCTAGGCTTATTGCAGATTGCTACCATCTATAGCTCGACTTTCACCCAATTTCTAGCTGTGCGCAGTCTTTTCGGCATCTTTATGGGCGGTATATATGGCAACGCTATTGCTATGGCTCTTGAGCACTGCCC AGCTAATGCGCGGGGCCTTATGTCCGGTATCTTGCAACAAGGCTACTCGTTTGGCTATGTGTTAGCTGCGTGTGCTAACCTAGGCGTGGGCGGTGGCGTGGAGTCGTGGAAGACGATCTTTTGGATCGGAG CCGGAATCTCTATTACTGTCGGCCTCTTGCGTATTCCCTTCCCCGAATCGAAGCAATTTATCGAGGCTAAGAGGACTGGCAAGAGGGTTACCTCACCGGGCGCTTTTTGGCACGAAACTAAGAAAATGCTCGGCCAAGAGTGGAAGATGTGCCTCTATTGCATCACTCTCATGACATGGTTCAACTACTACTCGCATACATCGCAAGACTCATATACGACTTTTATGCTCACGCAAAAGGAGCTAGATAACACAGGCGCATCGCAGGCGTCTATACTTATGAAGGCAGGCGCCTGTATTGGCGGCTGCGTTATTGGTTACCTCAGCCAGttcgtcggccgccggcgcgctaTTATTATTTCAGCACTCGCCTCTATCATACTTATTCCTGCGTGGATCCTGCCCGAAGGCCAGCGTGCTCTTAGCGCTACAGGATTCTTTATGCAATTCTTCGTTCAGGGCGCCTGGGGCGTTGTCCCTATCCACCTCAACGAGTTATCTCCTACTGCATATCGGTCGACGTTTCCCGGCGTGACGTACCAGCTCGGCAATATGATTTCGTCACCCTCAGCACAAATCGTAAACGCTATTGCCGAGAAGACGTTTGTCACAATAAAGAATGGCGATAGGGTCGAGGCGTACGGACCGACCATGGGCATTGCTACCGCTATTATTGCtctcggcatcatcgtctcAACTATGTTAGGGCCAgagaggcgcgggcgcgactTCGAGCAGAAGGTGGCAGGAATGGATAGCGACAGCAAGgtcctggacgaggagggcatgaACGAGAAACGCGGCGCCTGCGTGGAGCTCGATGAGCGGAAATAG